A genomic window from Flavobacterium hankyongi includes:
- a CDS encoding T9SS type A sorting domain-containing protein: protein MKKVFILLLILIGSISHAQKLSFQYDSAGNQIVRQLCLSCSSKTSETPPKEVSELQNEDLKKFSPEDVISYYPNPVKEQLYLKWDLINNIKVVSINLYSLTGQLIKTFKNLENENSYVVSFYDLPDNVYSLNLVYSNGEQKPIKIIKK from the coding sequence ATGAAAAAAGTATTTATTTTATTACTTATACTAATTGGAAGCATAAGTCATGCTCAAAAACTTTCTTTCCAATACGATAGTGCTGGAAACCAAATAGTAAGACAACTCTGCCTTAGTTGTTCTTCAAAAACTTCAGAAACACCACCAAAAGAAGTCAGTGAATTACAAAATGAAGATTTAAAAAAATTTTCTCCTGAAGATGTTATTTCCTATTATCCAAATCCAGTAAAAGAGCAACTATATCTAAAATGGGATCTAATAAATAATATAAAAGTCGTTTCTATTAATCTATATTCATTAACTGGTCAACTTATAAAAACTTTCAAAAATCTAGAAAATGAGAACAGTTATGTAGTTTCATTTTATGACCTACCAGATAATGTTTATAGTCTAAACCTAGTTTACTCCAATGGAGAACAAAAACCAATCAAAATCATTAAAAAATAA
- the ychF gene encoding redox-regulated ATPase YchF, whose amino-acid sequence MKAGIVGLPNVGKSTLFNCLSNAKAQSANFPFCTIEPNIGVVNVPDPRINRLEELVKPERVQMATVDIVDIAGLVKGASKGEGLGNQFLGNIRECNAIIHVLRCFDNDNIVHVDGNVNPIRDKETIDIELQLKDLETVDKRLEKVNRAAKTGNKEAQAEKVLLDRIREALMQAKSARTVIPQNQDEEELMQEFQLITTKPVLYVCNVDESSAVSGNKYVDQVRELVKDEQAEVIILSVGAEADITELESYEERQVFLEDMGLTEPGSSVLIRAAYKLLNLQTYFTAGVKEVRAWTINIGDTAPKAAGVIHTDFEKGFIRAEVIAFEDYSNYGSEAKVKEAGKLRVEGKEYIVKDGDVMHFRFNV is encoded by the coding sequence ATGAAAGCAGGAATTGTAGGATTGCCTAATGTTGGGAAATCAACTCTTTTTAATTGTTTATCTAATGCTAAAGCACAAAGTGCAAACTTCCCGTTTTGTACTATTGAACCTAATATTGGTGTAGTTAATGTTCCAGACCCAAGAATTAACCGTTTGGAAGAATTAGTAAAACCAGAGCGAGTGCAAATGGCTACTGTAGATATCGTAGATATTGCAGGATTAGTAAAAGGAGCAAGTAAAGGAGAAGGTTTAGGAAATCAATTCTTAGGAAATATCCGCGAGTGTAATGCTATTATTCACGTTTTACGTTGTTTTGATAACGATAATATTGTTCACGTTGATGGTAATGTAAATCCAATTCGTGATAAAGAGACTATCGATATCGAATTGCAGTTAAAAGACTTAGAAACAGTTGACAAACGTTTAGAAAAAGTAAATCGCGCTGCAAAAACGGGAAATAAAGAAGCACAAGCTGAAAAAGTGTTATTAGATAGAATTCGTGAAGCATTAATGCAAGCAAAATCGGCTCGTACGGTAATTCCTCAAAATCAAGATGAGGAAGAATTGATGCAAGAATTCCAATTGATTACAACAAAGCCAGTTTTATATGTTTGTAATGTTGATGAAAGTTCTGCTGTAAGTGGAAATAAATATGTTGACCAAGTGCGTGAGTTGGTTAAAGACGAACAAGCAGAGGTAATTATTTTGTCTGTTGGTGCAGAAGCTGATATTACTGAGTTAGAAAGCTACGAAGAGCGTCAAGTATTTTTAGAAGATATGGGCTTAACAGAACCAGGTTCATCTGTGTTAATTCGTGCGGCTTATAAACTATTAAATCTTCAAACGTATTTTACTGCCGGAGTTAAGGAAGTTAGAGCTTGGACAATCAATATTGGTGATACAGCGCCAAAAGCAGCTGGAGTTATCCATACAGATTTTGAAAAAGGATTCATCCGTGCTGAAGTTATTGCTTTTGAGGATTATTCAAACTATGGTTCGGAAGCAAAAGTAAAAGAAGCTGGAAAGTTACGCGTAGAAGGTAAAGAATATATTGTAAAAGATGGTGATGTGATGCATTTCCGTTTCAATGTATAA
- a CDS encoding TIGR02117 family protein yields the protein MPVYILSNGIHTDIVLPVKNNLFDWSQKVKFENTIAKDSTAQLVAFGWGDKGFYLETPTWNDLKLSTALKAAIGFSTSAIHATFYKSLKENNNCKKIIVSEAEYQKLIDYINDSFQLDSDNYMKIETNAVYGKNDAFYEAKGSYSLFHTCNTWTNNALKASNQKAALWTATDTGILYHY from the coding sequence ATCCCGGTTTATATCCTGTCAAATGGTATCCACACAGATATAGTTCTTCCAGTTAAAAATAACCTGTTTGATTGGAGTCAAAAGGTAAAATTCGAGAATACAATTGCTAAAGATTCAACAGCTCAATTAGTAGCCTTTGGATGGGGTGATAAAGGATTTTATCTGGAAACACCAACTTGGAATGATTTGAAACTTTCAACAGCTTTAAAAGCGGCAATAGGTTTCAGTACATCCGCTATTCATGCTACATTTTATAAAAGCTTGAAAGAGAATAACAATTGTAAAAAAATAATTGTTTCTGAAGCAGAATATCAAAAATTAATAGACTATATAAATGACTCTTTTCAATTAGATTCAGATAATTATATGAAAATTGAAACGAATGCGGTTTATGGAAAAAATGATGCTTTTTATGAAGCCAAAGGAAGTTATAGCCTATTTCATACCTGCAATACCTGGACCAACAATGCCTTGAAGGCATCCAATCAGAAAGCAGCCTTGTGGACAGCAACTGATACAGGAATACTATATCATTATTAA
- a CDS encoding FG-GAP repeat domain-containing protein: MRKITFCILGTVLIFKLQAQISPANFIDTAVETAGITKIISSDLNNDGFNDIITSSTGTNGRLGFYNNLTNHTFSAFNIIEPFEFCRGIATGNFNNDNLIDFVAIGKATNEVKIFINNNGSYTTSIIDSHNMILNDVIVADFDQNNFDDIVVIGQHSIDFYRNNGNSQFNKEIILNTSTSPLVLECLDIATKDMDNDGDLDIISGETAGLVVYINNGNAIFSPNYYSITPEVYFLVHPIDIDNDGDFDIVGRNGAGKVKWFANNGNGNMTYQATLTSIPNIISLDSNDYNGDGWQDLYVSFTNNIAIFANDATHNFNTSINMYQNTGLNMGKVAIANINNDASLDYVWSGGNNALAYHLNQSVLSLDKEELNNLIIFPNPTNEILQISVQVEKLTLYNLIGEKLLENNNSNSINLSNLSNGIYILRIEKEGKSSFKKISKK; the protein is encoded by the coding sequence ATGAGAAAAATTACTTTTTGTATATTGGGAACTGTTCTAATTTTCAAATTACAGGCGCAAATTAGCCCTGCAAATTTTATAGACACAGCTGTTGAAACTGCTGGTATAACCAAGATCATTTCCTCTGATTTAAATAATGATGGTTTTAATGACATCATTACTTCTTCTACAGGAACCAATGGTAGATTAGGATTTTACAACAATCTAACGAATCATACGTTTTCAGCTTTTAATATCATAGAACCCTTTGAATTTTGTAGAGGAATCGCAACTGGGAATTTCAATAATGACAATTTAATAGATTTTGTTGCCATTGGTAAAGCAACCAATGAAGTCAAAATTTTCATCAATAATAATGGCTCTTATACAACATCTATAATCGATTCCCATAACATGATATTGAATGATGTTATTGTAGCCGATTTTGATCAGAACAATTTTGACGATATTGTAGTTATCGGACAACATTCCATTGATTTTTACAGAAATAATGGTAATAGTCAATTTAATAAAGAAATTATATTAAACACAAGTACTTCTCCGTTAGTTTTAGAATGTTTAGACATCGCTACCAAAGACATGGACAATGATGGAGATTTAGACATTATATCAGGAGAAACTGCTGGTTTGGTTGTTTATATTAATAATGGAAATGCTATTTTTTCACCAAATTATTATTCGATAACCCCTGAAGTATATTTTTTAGTACATCCAATCGACATAGATAATGACGGAGATTTTGATATTGTTGGTAGAAATGGTGCAGGAAAAGTCAAATGGTTTGCAAACAATGGAAATGGTAATATGACTTATCAAGCTACATTGACTTCGATACCAAATATAATATCTTTGGACTCCAACGATTATAATGGAGATGGCTGGCAAGATTTATATGTTTCTTTCACGAATAACATTGCAATATTTGCAAATGATGCTACTCATAATTTCAATACTTCTATCAATATGTATCAAAATACAGGTTTAAATATGGGAAAAGTAGCTATCGCCAATATTAATAATGACGCTAGCCTAGATTATGTTTGGTCTGGTGGAAACAATGCCCTTGCATACCATTTAAATCAGAGTGTATTATCTTTAGATAAGGAAGAACTAAACAATTTGATTATTTTTCCAAATCCAACAAATGAAATTTTACAAATTTCTGTACAAGTTGAAAAATTAACTCTTTACAATTTAATTGGAGAAAAATTACTGGAAAATAATAACTCAAACAGTATTAATCTATCAAATCTTTCTAATGGAATTTACATCCTTCGAATAGAAAAAGAAGGAAAAAGTAGTTTTAAAAAGATCTCTAAAAAATAG
- a CDS encoding NADPH-dependent FMN reductase produces MKIVAFGGSNSKNSINKKLATYASTLFNDALVEILDLNDFALPLFSVDLEKQIGQPQLAKDFLNKITSADFLVVSLAENNGNYSAAFKNLFDWSSRQAKEVFQQKPMLLMATSPGGRGGATVLEIAKNAFPRFGADIKGTFSLPSFNDNFDIENLKISNSELDSQLRELVAEII; encoded by the coding sequence ATGAAAATAGTTGCCTTTGGAGGAAGTAATAGTAAAAACTCAATAAATAAAAAATTAGCTACCTATGCTTCAACTTTATTTAATGATGCTTTAGTAGAAATTCTAGATTTAAATGATTTTGCATTACCACTTTTTAGTGTCGATTTGGAAAAACAAATTGGACAGCCACAGTTAGCTAAGGATTTTTTGAATAAAATTACTTCTGCAGATTTTTTAGTGGTTTCATTAGCTGAGAACAATGGAAACTATTCGGCAGCATTTAAAAATTTGTTTGATTGGTCTTCCAGACAAGCTAAAGAGGTTTTTCAACAAAAACCAATGCTATTAATGGCTACATCACCAGGAGGTAGAGGAGGAGCTACAGTTTTAGAAATTGCTAAAAATGCTTTCCCAAGATTTGGAGCTGATATTAAAGGAACATTTTCATTACCAAGTTTTAATGATAATTTTGATATAGAGAATTTAAAAATTTCTAATTCTGAATTAGATTCTCAATTAAGGGAGCTTGTAGCTGAAATAATCTAA
- a CDS encoding carboxypeptidase-like regulatory domain-containing protein, producing MKKILFLVLLILGITNGYSQIITGIIHDSSKKPLSGVIITEKDVINNCVSDKDGKFSIAINNLVDNKYMLGISLDGYYYSEASGFGNETKLDIEMIRIGEDLEGDWKKISPEEKDKQKN from the coding sequence ATGAAAAAAATACTATTTTTAGTTTTGCTTATTTTAGGAATTACCAACGGATATTCCCAAATTATAACAGGCATAATTCACGACAGTAGTAAAAAACCACTTTCAGGTGTAATAATTACTGAAAAAGATGTGATAAATAATTGTGTATCCGATAAAGATGGTAAATTTTCCATTGCCATTAATAATCTTGTAGATAACAAATATATGTTAGGAATATCATTAGATGGTTACTATTATAGTGAAGCCTCAGGCTTTGGTAATGAAACAAAATTAGATATTGAAATGATTAGAATTGGAGAAGATTTGGAAGGTGATTGGAAAAAAATATCTCCTGAAGAAAAAGACAAGCAAAAAAATTAA
- a CDS encoding TonB-dependent receptor plug domain-containing protein: MKKLINLSFLLLCVSYAYSQDQEKEQTKELEEVTIQTVGSRNSKRTVVNSAVPIDIINVKDVTTQSGKIEINELLQYVAPSFNANKQSGSDGADHVDPASLRGMGPDQTLVLINGKRRHQSSLINLFGTRGRGNTGTDLNTIPASAIKRIEILRDGASAQYGSDAISGVINIVLNDNVNELNGAITYGAYNTKADGDFPLGTANTKGFRLDQNGNGNSFGKNKRFDGNSVKVGANYGVSLGKKGGFVNFTTEFLNKEKTLRPGFDFRKGFGEAEIMSANIMANLSVPICDKLDFYAFGGRNYRDTDAYAFTRNDGERVVESIYPGGFTPRITSNIVDNSIAVGFRRKSDKGWKMDLSNTYGKNIFDYRIKGTLNASLEGNSPREFDAGGHSLSQNTINLDFSKNYDSVLKGMNLAFGAEYRLERFEIFAGEVGSYATYDTNGNVITDPSTQSAPIDPVSGNPRPGGSQGFPGYSPKNEVNETRSNISFYADAEFDITERLLISGAARFENYSDFGSTLNGKIASRLKITSKINLRASISSGFRAPSLAQIYYNTSFTNFSSSGASEILLANNESSVTRAFGIEKLNEEKAINTSFGATANFGNFTATIDGYMINVKDRIVLTGYFDASSLGLGVDQAQFFVNGADTKTKGIDLVLSWKKKFGESNFGATFVGNINEMKISKVKNHNLDEQTFFGERDKAFLLASAPKNKFALNLNYGRKWFDAGLAFTRFSEVKLLDYQVYEDVADYGSFDNQIKAATDTYDPKIVTDLTLGFKLSKNFKLTLGSNNMFNIYPDQQDDWVEAGGYWDAVQMGFSGAYYYARLGLKF, encoded by the coding sequence ATGAAAAAACTAATCAATTTATCCTTTCTCTTACTGTGTGTATCCTATGCGTACTCGCAAGATCAGGAAAAAGAACAAACTAAAGAATTAGAAGAAGTCACAATCCAAACAGTTGGCTCAAGAAATTCAAAACGAACTGTTGTAAATTCTGCTGTTCCAATTGATATTATTAATGTTAAAGACGTAACGACTCAAAGTGGTAAAATAGAGATTAATGAGTTACTTCAATATGTTGCTCCTTCTTTTAATGCTAACAAACAATCGGGATCTGATGGGGCAGATCACGTAGATCCAGCATCTTTAAGAGGTATGGGACCAGATCAAACTTTAGTCTTAATCAATGGAAAAAGAAGACATCAATCTTCATTAATAAATCTATTTGGTACTAGAGGTCGTGGAAACACTGGAACTGATTTGAATACAATACCAGCTTCTGCCATTAAGAGAATTGAAATTTTACGTGATGGAGCATCAGCACAATACGGTTCAGATGCTATTTCTGGAGTAATCAATATTGTCCTTAATGACAATGTTAATGAACTCAACGGAGCCATTACTTATGGGGCTTATAATACAAAAGCAGATGGAGATTTTCCATTAGGAACTGCTAATACCAAGGGCTTTAGGTTAGATCAAAACGGTAATGGAAATTCATTTGGAAAAAACAAACGTTTTGATGGAAACTCTGTAAAAGTTGGAGCAAACTATGGTGTTTCTCTTGGTAAAAAAGGTGGTTTTGTAAACTTTACCACAGAATTTTTAAATAAGGAAAAAACATTACGTCCTGGTTTTGACTTTAGAAAAGGCTTTGGAGAAGCCGAAATCATGAGTGCCAACATAATGGCAAATCTATCAGTTCCAATTTGTGACAAACTAGATTTTTATGCTTTTGGAGGAAGAAACTACAGAGATACTGACGCTTACGCTTTCACAAGAAATGATGGAGAAAGAGTTGTAGAATCAATTTATCCTGGAGGATTTACTCCTAGAATTACATCAAACATTGTTGATAATTCTATTGCTGTTGGTTTTAGAAGAAAATCTGACAAGGGATGGAAAATGGATTTAAGTAATACTTATGGGAAAAACATTTTCGACTATAGAATAAAAGGAACTTTAAATGCATCATTAGAAGGTAATTCTCCGAGAGAGTTTGATGCTGGAGGACATAGCTTAAGCCAAAACACAATTAACCTTGATTTTTCAAAAAATTATGACTCAGTTTTAAAAGGGATGAATTTAGCTTTTGGAGCTGAATACAGATTAGAAAGATTCGAAATTTTTGCTGGTGAAGTTGGATCGTACGCAACTTATGATACAAACGGCAATGTAATAACTGATCCTTCAACACAATCTGCTCCTATTGATCCTGTTAGTGGTAATCCGAGACCAGGTGGATCACAAGGTTTCCCTGGATATAGTCCTAAAAATGAAGTTAATGAGACTCGTTCAAACATCTCTTTTTATGCTGATGCTGAATTTGATATTACAGAAAGATTACTAATTAGTGGCGCAGCTCGTTTTGAAAACTATAGTGATTTTGGAAGTACTTTAAACGGAAAAATAGCCTCTAGGCTTAAAATCACAAGTAAAATAAATTTAAGAGCTTCAATAAGCTCAGGATTTAGAGCACCTTCATTAGCGCAAATTTATTACAACACTAGTTTTACAAACTTTAGCAGCTCTGGTGCTTCTGAAATTTTATTAGCAAATAATGAAAGTTCAGTTACAAGAGCTTTTGGTATAGAAAAACTAAACGAAGAAAAAGCTATAAATACATCATTTGGAGCAACAGCAAATTTTGGAAATTTTACAGCAACAATTGATGGATATATGATTAACGTAAAAGACAGAATTGTTTTAACAGGCTATTTTGATGCATCTTCTTTAGGCTTAGGTGTAGATCAAGCTCAATTTTTCGTAAATGGTGCAGATACAAAAACAAAAGGTATTGATCTTGTATTATCGTGGAAGAAAAAATTTGGTGAATCTAATTTTGGAGCTACATTCGTAGGTAATATAAATGAAATGAAAATTTCTAAAGTAAAGAATCATAATTTAGATGAACAAACATTCTTTGGGGAGAGAGATAAAGCCTTTTTATTAGCTTCAGCACCAAAAAATAAGTTTGCTTTAAATTTAAATTACGGCAGAAAATGGTTTGATGCAGGCCTTGCATTTACTAGATTTAGTGAAGTTAAATTATTGGATTATCAAGTATATGAGGATGTTGCTGATTATGGTTCATTTGACAACCAAATTAAAGCTGCAACTGACACATATGACCCTAAAATTGTTACCGATTTAACTTTAGGCTTTAAACTATCTAAAAATTTCAAACTTACATTAGGAAGCAACAATATGTTTAATATATATCCTGATCAACAAGATGATTGGGTTGAAGCTGGTGGATATTGGGATGCTGTACAAATGGGCTTTAGTGGTGCATACTACTACGCAAGACTTGGACTTAAGTTTTAA
- a CDS encoding DNA topoisomerase IV subunit B has protein sequence MLEQNQYTEDNIRSLDWKEHIRMRPGMYIGKLGDGSSPDDGIYILLKEVLDNCIDEFVMGAGKTIEVTLKDRMVTVRDYGRGIPLGKVVDVVSKMNTGGKYDSKAFKKSVGLNGVGTKAVNALSTFFRVESVRDDQQKAAEFSAGNLTLEEEVITTTKRKGTKVSFVADDTIFKHYKYRNEYIVKMLKNYCYLNTGLTIVYNGEKFYSDNGLKDLLEETISEEDMQYPIIHLRGDDIEIAMTHSKSQYSEEYYSFVNGQNTTQGGTHLGAFREAIVRTIKEFYNKPFEASDIRKSIVSAISVKVEEPVFESQTKTKLGSTDIGPNGPSVRTFVNDFIKTNLDNFLHKNPEVADLLLRKILQAERERKELSGIRKLAKERAKKASLHNKKLRDCRVHLTDAKNPRSLESTLFITEGDSASGSITKSRDVNTQAVFSLRGKPLNTYGMTKKIVYENEEFNLLQAALNIEESMEDLRYNNIVIATDADVDGMHIRLLLITFFLQFFPEIIKEGHLYILQTPLFRVRNKKETIYCYSDDERRAAIDKLKPKPEITRFKGLGEISPDEFKHFIGEDIRLDPVMLDKATSIEKLLEFYMGKNTPDRQEFIIKNLKVELDTVEELTS, from the coding sequence ATGCTGGAGCAAAATCAATATACCGAAGACAATATACGTTCTCTCGACTGGAAGGAACATATCCGTATGCGTCCTGGTATGTACATTGGTAAATTAGGTGATGGTTCGTCGCCAGATGATGGGATTTACATTCTGTTAAAAGAGGTTCTTGACAACTGTATCGATGAATTCGTAATGGGTGCTGGTAAAACTATCGAAGTTACTCTCAAGGATCGAATGGTGACCGTACGTGATTACGGACGTGGTATTCCTTTAGGAAAAGTTGTCGATGTAGTTTCTAAAATGAATACTGGAGGTAAGTATGACTCAAAGGCCTTTAAAAAATCTGTTGGTTTAAATGGAGTAGGTACCAAGGCTGTTAATGCACTTTCTACTTTCTTTCGTGTAGAATCTGTTCGTGATGACCAACAAAAAGCAGCCGAATTTTCTGCGGGTAACCTTACCCTTGAAGAAGAAGTTATAACCACAACAAAACGCAAAGGGACAAAGGTCTCTTTCGTAGCTGATGATACTATTTTTAAGCATTACAAATACCGTAATGAATATATCGTAAAAATGCTTAAAAACTATTGTTACCTAAACACAGGATTAACGATAGTTTATAATGGTGAAAAGTTCTATTCTGATAATGGATTAAAAGATTTATTAGAAGAAACAATTTCTGAAGAAGATATGCAATATCCAATTATTCACTTACGTGGTGATGATATCGAAATTGCGATGACACATAGTAAGAGTCAGTATTCCGAAGAATATTATTCATTCGTTAACGGACAAAACACGACACAAGGAGGAACGCATTTGGGCGCTTTTCGTGAGGCTATTGTAAGAACGATAAAGGAGTTTTATAATAAACCTTTTGAAGCTTCTGATATTCGTAAATCAATTGTTTCTGCGATTTCTGTAAAAGTTGAAGAGCCAGTTTTCGAATCACAAACCAAAACCAAATTAGGTTCGACTGACATTGGTCCAAATGGTCCATCGGTACGTACATTTGTAAACGATTTTATTAAAACGAATCTTGATAATTTTTTACATAAAAACCCTGAAGTAGCTGATTTATTACTTCGTAAAATCCTTCAGGCTGAACGCGAACGTAAAGAACTTTCGGGAATTAGAAAATTAGCCAAAGAACGTGCTAAAAAGGCAAGTTTACACAATAAAAAATTACGTGATTGTCGTGTACATTTAACTGATGCTAAGAATCCACGAAGTTTAGAAAGTACATTATTTATTACCGAGGGAGACTCAGCTTCGGGTTCAATTACTAAATCACGTGATGTAAATACACAAGCTGTATTTAGTTTGCGTGGTAAGCCATTGAATACCTACGGAATGACAAAGAAAATTGTGTACGAAAACGAGGAATTCAACTTACTTCAAGCGGCTTTGAATATCGAAGAAAGCATGGAAGATTTACGTTATAACAATATTGTAATTGCTACCGATGCTGATGTTGATGGTATGCATATTCGTTTGTTATTGATTACGTTTTTCTTGCAGTTTTTCCCTGAAATTATCAAAGAAGGACATTTGTATATTTTGCAAACGCCGTTGTTCCGTGTGCGTAATAAGAAAGAAACGATTTATTGTTACAGCGATGATGAGCGTAGAGCAGCTATTGATAAATTAAAACCAAAACCAGAGATTACACGATTCAAAGGATTAGGGGAAATTTCACCTGATGAGTTCAAACATTTTATTGGAGAAGACATTCGATTGGATCCAGTAATGTTGGACAAAGCGACTTCTATTGAAAAACTATTGGAATTCTATATGGGTAAAAATACGCCAGACCGCCAAGAGTTTATCATCAAGAATTTGAAAGTGGAGTTGGATACCGTTGAAGAATTAACATCTTAA